The DNA segment aagtttgCCCTCTCTTGGCAAGCCCTGAGCCAGCTTGGCACCGTTGGCGACTTGAACGGAGTAAGTAGAGCCGCCTTCGGAGGTAGAACTTTCGATCTTAGATGTGTGCTCGCTGGAGATTTGAGTAGTTGAAGTAGCCACGTCTTTACCTGATGTTGCAACACCATCCTTATCTTGTGCAGGACCGTCTGATGCTGTGGATGACTGTTGAGTGGTTGGAGCAACAGTGAACCTACTGGAAGATGGAGCAATGGCAGATGTTTTAGGAGTAGAAGAAGTTGTGGATTTATCTGTAGAGGAAGAAGCAACCTCCTTTTCGGTTGAAGTTGTCGATTGCTTGCTAGATGAGCTAATGGAACCAGATGCAGCAGTTGATGAGAAAGCAGATGTTTTAGATGATGAGGCAGCGAGGGATGAAGATGTAGCAGGGGAAGAGGATGATGAGGATTTAacagaagatgatgaggatttaacagaagatgatgaggatttaacagaagatgatgaggattTAACAGAGGATGATGAGGATTTAACAGAGGATGAGGTTTCAACAGAGGATGAGGGTGTAGAGGATGAGGAAGGTGAAGACGTAGCAGAGGAAGATGAGGAGGTCGCAATCGATGAAGATGTTATTGAAGAGGACGTAGAGCTGCTGGAAATACTATCGCCGTTAGCCAAAACTGCAAAATCTTCTTGTGCTTGGTCGTATCTACCATAAATAGAACCGTCTTCAGCGTTGATAGATTCCCAAGAACCGGATTTGTCACCATAAGTGTATTTTTTACCGGTAGAGTAATCAGTTACAATGACCTTTTCGATATACATGCTGAATGGAGCGTCATCATAATTAGTCTCACCTCCGGCCCATTCAATGGTACCGGGAGCGTTGTCTGGGTCACCACCGGCCCAGATACCCATCATGAGGTACATTGGGGACTGTGGGTAACCCTCACTTGATGTGTTCGATAGCACTCTGACAGATTCCCCGTCGAGATACCAAGTTGTCTTGTCCATGGCCCAATCTAAGGTATAGTTATGATATTTATCCGTAGGAGTGTCGACACCGTGGAATTGACCCCTGTCGTAAGTTGTGGTATCACCTTTCGAAAAGAAGTTGGATTGGAATTGGGTATTGTCACCGCCGACCCATTCAATGTCAATTTCATCTAAATCGTCACTCTGCAAGTAGAATGATGAAACGATACCGGTACCACTAGACGCTTTCAAGATGACTTCCAACTTACCATACATTATGTAGAAGTTAGATTTCAAACTTGGGTTATCGTACCTTTTTGTTAACGTCATCGACAATCCATCTTTACCGTAGTTTATCTCACCTGCATGCTTCAAATCGGTGAACCACTTGGATGAGGACGAAAAATCTTCACTAAAGCTAGTTGCCAGAGCTGTATCGGGTGTACAACCTGTAGTCGTCAGTGGGTTGCACGAAGCGGCGCTAGAAACCGTGGCCGAACTGTCTGTGCTAGTAGAAGTAGTACTGTCGGCAGCAGTAAATGTAGATAACAAGGAAGAGGCACCGAGTACCGATATTAGATCGAACAGTTTCATTATTACTATTTTGTCGTATTAGGTCAGTACAACTCGGTAGACTCTATTGGCTTTTTTTGTTGGTGGatagagaaagagaaaaagaataggTCGATGGAATAGAAATAATGTTTCACTTTTTGTACTTTTGCATGTTTCTGACCAGCaagtatttatataaagATAAATTGCTTGCATTAGAGACCATTAAATAATGTACAGTCTAATTATATTTCATTCCCAATTGGGAAACACTCATTCTTGATCGAGCGAAGAGTACTACGATTGTAGTTACGACAATGTCATTTTCGCATCTTCTTACCACGAAAAAGCAAGCGCTCAGAAATCCCAGTACGTGATGGTTCAGatctatttttattttaccGGAAACgccattgaaaaaatcgcCAAACAATTGGGTTGGCTGGGAAAACGCGTCATCAGCTCAGCCTAACTAAGCCATTCTAATTCTACGCGGTTTGCAACTTCACCCAGCCACTTTTCTATTTTCCGAGAAGCAATTTTtaagagtaaaaaaatgaaacgGACAGGAATTGAACCTGCAACCCTTCGATTGCAATCGTATTCCGTGGAATTTCCAAGATTTAATTGGAGTCGAAAGCTCTACCATTGAGCCACCGCTTCATCTTGAAATAAACGGGAGAtaatttttaatattaCATCCAGAGCTTTTAAGATATACTGGCACtaccaaaagaaagcaaGGTGTTATGCGTGAaacagttgaaaaaatgggttCATCTCCATCCATACAAGTAAAGCCATAGTGACATTGTCGAACATGGCTGAAACAAAATCAAACGCTAGCACAACAGATCAATGTGgctattgttgttgctaGAACATTATCATAAACGGTGTTTGGAGCACAACGTAAACCACGGAACTGGTACAAATTTCAACTATTATCGAAATTAACCTCAAGAAGATCTTATACGTAATGTTAATTCTGCCGCAACGAGTGGGtttgtcattttttgaattattACATAGTCACATTCTGAGACATTCGGATGGCCAATGACATGTACCCAGTATTCGTCTCAGTATGAAGGACGTTACACGGATGTTTGGACTGGTGGAACAATTCAAGTTAGAGATCAATCAATTGATCTTTAACCTTGAACCTAtaaatggaaaatttgagTCCCTACATTGAACCTATTATGAATTCCCGAGATTATATAATATTGAAGACATTTGAGATCTCCCATCGACGCGTGTTTTACATACCTCTCTCGTGCAGTGTAAGGAATATCTGCATTAATACTCAATTACTGCTACAAACAAATTGCTATTGCTAAATATTAACAAGAACAGGGCGGTAACAGCAACTATCCCGTAGTACCACTGAGCTTATGTAGTGCTTTCGCGCGCCTTTTGCCAGGCCTTTCTTCGTGCGTAAAAGAAGCGGCCGCGATAACTTAAGAAAACCACTTTAAAGTTGTATTTACGCCGAGAAAGTGTTATATTCCCCTGATAGATCTTCGTCTacgtttatttttttactgtGGTGCGAGTGTGAGTGACATACAAGGATTATGTCAAGGATGCACGCTCGTATACATTTCTCAAGAGTATTTCCTCGGTACAGATGCTCTAGAAGACCAGCTTGATCGTTACAAGTGAGCATGAATCGATTTGCAGGACCCAGTTCAACGTTGATCGCTTCCTTTTCTGGAAAATATTCTTGCTCTTTGCTAGTTCTTTCAAGTACCTGATcatttgcaattttttctagcCTTTGGAATTGTCACCCGATCCtcggaaaaagaaacgagcAGATTCATCTAGTGCCGTTTCTCGAAgctcgaaaaaaaattgcatttCGTTTTTAACTTTAATGCCAAGGAGTTGGACAAGGTGCACCTACACCTGTATTGATCAATCCGTTGGGATTCTCACCTTTTTTGTACTAGTTTGCCCATTGTTGTATTATAAACAACAGCTTGGAGGaatatttatcaaaacagaatatttatcattattttttctgtaaaatttttctaaaaatttcatctgacatataataatatcataTAGTCTGAGTTATTGGCGCATAGAAAGTGAAATATAGTGctgaagtgaaaaaaaaatgccgaAGAATCcattaaagaaagaatattgGGCAGACGTGGTTGACGGATTCAAGCCAGCTCCTTCGCCAGGCttcgaaaatgaaaaagattgTAGTGCCTTCGGCACAGAACAAAAGTCTCAAACTGATTCTACATTCCCACTGAGTACCAAAGGATCACCTGGTATGAAACAAACGACAAATGATATTACCTCTTCAGAACGTTCACGTGATAATGACGACGTGGAACAAGTAGATATCAACAACACtaatttgaataaagacCTATCCGTGAGACATCTGTTGACCCTAGCCGTTGGTGGTGCCATAGGTACCGGTTTATATGTGAATACAGGTACCGCTTTATCCACAGGTGGTCCCGCCAGTTTAGTTATTGATTGGGTTATTATCGGTACTTGTCTTTTCACTGTGATTAACTCTCTTGGTGAACTTTCTGCTGCGTTTCCCGTTGTTGGTGGGTTTAACGTTTATGGTATGCGTTTTGTTGAACCTTCTTTTGCATTTGCAGTGAACTTAAACTACCTAGCTCAATGGTTGGTTCTTTTACCATTGGAATTGGTGGCTGCGTCTATTACTATTAAATACTGGAATGATAAAATTAACTCAGATGCTTGGGTTGCTATTTTTTACGCCACCATTGCCTTGGCCAATATGCTAGATGTTAAATCATTTGGTGAGACTGAATTTGTACTATCCATGATCAAAATCCTTTCTATCATTGGGTTCAGTATATTAGGTATTGTTTTATCCTGTGGTGGTGGACCTCATGGCGGCTATATTGGTGGTAAATATTGGCGTAACCCAGGTGCCTTTGTAGGGCACAACTCCGGGACTAAGTTCAAGGGTTTATGTTCAGTTTTTGTGACTGCTGCATTCTCCTATTCTGGTATTGAAATGACTGCCGTCTCTGCTGCCGAAAGTAAAAATCCTAGAGAGACTATTCCCAAGGCAGCAAAGAGAACCTTTTGGTTAATCACTGCCTCATACGTCACTATTTTGACTTTGATTGGCTGCTTAGTTCCATCAAATGATCCTAGATTACTAAATGGTTCCAGTTCGGTGGATGCTGCTTCATCTCCTTTGGTCATTGCTATTGAAAATGGCAGGATTAAAGGTTTGCCATCACTGATGAACGCTATCATTTTAATCGCGGTTGTTTCCGTAGCTAATAGCGCTGTTTATGCATGTTCTAGGTGTATGGTGGCCATGGCTCATATTGGTAACTTACCAAAATTCTTGAACCGTGTCGACAAAAGAGGTAGACCAATGAACGCTATCTTATTAACCTTGTTTTTCGGGTTGCTTTCATTTGTGGCTGCAAGTAATAAAGAAGCTGAGGTCTTTACATGGTTGAGTGCTTTATCTGGGCTGTCCACAATCTTCTGTTGGATGGCCATCAATCTCTCCCACATTAGATTTCGTAAAGCTATGaaagttcaagaaagaTCTTTAGACGAATTGCCATTCATTTCTCAAACCGGCGTTTTGGGTTCCTGGTATGGTTTCGTCGTTCTATTCCTAGTCTTGATAGCATCCTTTTGGACCTCTTTATTTCCAATTGGCAGTTCAGGTGCTAGCGCAGAATCATTCTTTGAAGGCTACTTATCTTTTCCTATTCTGATTGTGTGCTACTTTGGtcataaaatatatacCAGAAATTGGACATTGATGGTAAAGATAGAGGACATCGATCTCGACACTGGCAGAAAACAAGTAGATTTGACTCTTCGCAGAGAGGAAATGAAGATTGAACGAGAAaacttggcaaaaaaatcttttatAACAAgatttttgcatttttggTGTTGAACAGAAAATGATAGGCGCACGACGGCGGAATTTGTATATATCGTTGAGATTTTGTTATCAAAGTTTTTCCCTTTCCCATGGTCGCGGAATTCTATGTATATTACCGCATCCAGATAAGCTATCTTGGCCGCGgatatttaatttttaatGTATATTTTAAGTGAGActtttaaagtttttctttaccaaAACATAGACGCAGATATGGGCACATTTAGTTGCCCATTGGTAGCATCCCGTAGATGCTTTTTCTCACAAGAATCATGATGCCACATATAGCCAACATCTATCGTTTTACGTTCAAGAAAGAGGTCATATCTTGTTGAGAGCGTGTGATTTGAGCGAAGGACTACACTACGGTAGCGCTAACTCTCAGGGATTTCCTcacttaaaaaaaaaccgaAACTATCAATGAATCGAAAATGTCATTAAAACAGTATATAAATTGAAACTATGTCATAAAgctataaaaaagaaaatttatttgaAATGTAAAATTTAAAATAAACTCACTTAAGCCTTGGCAACGTGTTCAACCAAGTCGACAACTCTGGTAGAGTAACCGTATTCGTTATCGTACCATGAGACCAACTTGACGAACTTTGGAGACAATTGGATACCAGCGGCAGCATCGAAGATGGAAGAGTTAGAGTCACCCAAGAAGTCAGAGGAGACAACAGCGTCTTCAGTGTAACCCAAGACACCCTTCAACTTACCATCAGCGGCAGCCTTGACAACcttcttgatttcatcGTAGGTGGTTTCCTTGTTCAACTTGACAGTCAAGTCGACAACGGAGACATCGACGGTTGGGACTCTGAAAGCCATACCGGTCAACTTACCTTGCAATTCAGGCAAGACCTTACCGACAGCCTTGGCAGCACCAGTAGAGGATGGGATGATGTTACCGGAAGCGGTTCTACCACCTCTCCAGTCCTTGTGGGATGGACCATCGACAGTCTTTTGAGTGGCGGTCATGGAGTGGACAGTGGTCATCaaaccttcttcaatacCGAAAGCATCGTTGATAACCTTGGCCAATGGAGCCAAACAGTTGGTGGTACAAGAAGCGTTGGAAACAATCTTCAAGTCAGAAGTGTATTTGTCTTCGTTAACACCCATGACGAACATTGGGGCGGTGGAAGATGGAGCAGTGATGACAACCTTCTTGGCACCAGCATCAATGTGCTTTTGAGCAGTGTCCAATTCCTTGAAAACACCAGTGGAGTCAATGGCGATGTCAATCTTTAGAGAGCCCCATGGCAAGTTAGCTGGGTCTCTTTCTTGGAAAGTAGCAATCTTGTTACCATCGACAATGATGTGCTTGTCATCGTGGGAAACTTCACCAGCGTATCTACCGTGGGTGGAGTCGTACTTGAACATGTAAGCAGCGTAGTCGTTGGTGATGAAAGGATCGTTCAAAGCAACAACTTCGAcgttctttctttgcaaagCAATTCTCATGACCAATCTACCGATTCTACCGAAACCGTTAATAGCAACTCTAACCATTGTGTTTATTTGTGTGTGTTTATTCGAAACTAAGTTCTTGGGGACttggaaataaaaagacTAATTtaaaatataaatagaaGTATAGATTAAGAACTATAGATTTACAAGATT comes from the Saccharomyces kudriavzevii IFO 1802 strain IFO1802 genome assembly, chromosome: 7 genome and includes:
- the CRH1 gene encoding transglycosylase (similar to Saccharomyces cerevisiae CRH1 (YGR189C); ancestral locus Anc_5.159); this translates as MKLFDLISVLGASSLLSTFTAADSTTSTSTDSSATVSSAASCNPLTTTGCTPDTALATSFSEDFSSSSKWFTDLKHAGEINYGKDGLSMTLTKRYDNPSLKSNFYIMYGKLEVILKASSGTGIVSSFYLQSDDLDEIDIEWVGGDNTQFQSNFFSKGDTTTYDRGQFHGVDTPTDKYHNYTLDWAMDKTTWYLDGESVRVLSNTSSEGYPQSPMYLMMGIWAGGDPDNAPGTIEWAGGETNYDDAPFSMYIEKVIVTDYSTGKKYTYGDKSGSWESINAEDGSIYGRYDQAQEDFAVLANGDSISSSSTSSSITSSSIATSSSSSATSSPSSSSTPSSSVETSSSVKSSSSSVKSSSSSVKSSSSSVKSSSSSVKSSSSSSPATSSSLAASSSKTSAFSSTAASGSISSSSKQSTTSTEKEVASSSTDKSTTSSTPKTSAIAPSSSRFTVAPTTQQSSTASDGPAQDKDGVATSGKDVATSTTQISSEHTSKIESSTSEGGSTYSVQVANGAKLAQGLPREGKLFSLFLTALLALL
- the HIP1 gene encoding histidine permease (similar to Saccharomyces cerevisiae HIP1 (YGR191W); ancestral locus Anc_5.158), which translates into the protein MPKNPLKKEYWADVVDGFKPAPSPGFENEKDCSAFGTEQKSQTDSTFPLSTKGSPGMKQTTNDITSSERSRDNDDVEQVDINNTNLNKDLSVRHLLTLAVGGAIGTGLYVNTGTALSTGGPASLVIDWVIIGTCLFTVINSLGELSAAFPVVGGFNVYGMRFVEPSFAFAVNLNYLAQWLVLLPLELVAASITIKYWNDKINSDAWVAIFYATIALANMLDVKSFGETEFVLSMIKILSIIGFSILGIVLSCGGGPHGGYIGGKYWRNPGAFVGHNSGTKFKGLCSVFVTAAFSYSGIEMTAVSAAESKNPRETIPKAAKRTFWLITASYVTILTLIGCLVPSNDPRLLNGSSSVDAASSPLVIAIENGRIKGLPSLMNAIILIAVVSVANSAVYACSRCMVAMAHIGNLPKFLNRVDKRGRPMNAILLTLFFGLLSFVAASNKEAEVFTWLSALSGLSTIFCWMAINLSHIRFRKAMKVQERSLDELPFISQTGVLGSWYGFVVLFLVLIASFWTSLFPIGSSGASAESFFEGYLSFPILIVCYFGHKIYTRNWTLMVKIEDIDLDTGRKQVDLTLRREEMKIERENLAKKSFITRFLHFWC
- the TDH3 gene encoding glyceraldehyde-3-phosphate dehydrogenase (phosphorylating) TDH3 (similar to Saccharomyces cerevisiae TDH3 (YGR192C) and TDH2 (YJR009C); ancestral locus Anc_5.155), translating into MVRVAINGFGRIGRLVMRIALQRKNVEVVALNDPFITNDYAAYMFKYDSTHGRYAGEVSHDDKHIIVDGNKIATFQERDPANLPWGSLKIDIAIDSTGVFKELDTAQKHIDAGAKKVVITAPSSTAPMFVMGVNEDKYTSDLKIVSNASCTTNCLAPLAKVINDAFGIEEGLMTTVHSMTATQKTVDGPSHKDWRGGRTASGNIIPSSTGAAKAVGKVLPELQGKLTGMAFRVPTVDVSVVDLTVKLNKETTYDEIKKVVKAAADGKLKGVLGYTEDAVVSSDFLGDSNSSIFDAAAGIQLSPKFVKLVSWYDNEYGYSTRVVDLVEHVAKA